The nucleotide sequence GACGGGCCTGACCCGATGGCGGGACTCGCCGCCGGGCAGGCCGAACCGTACCCGGTCGAGGGCGACGAACGGGGATCTGGTCACCCGCTCCGGCGCCACCTCCACTCCCAGATCGGCCGCGGTGTACGCCACCACGTCCGGGTCGAACCACCGGTGCACGACCAGCGCCTCGATCAGTCGTGCCTCGTCGGTCGGCAGCCGGGCGAAGCGAGCCAGGGCCTCCTGGGCGACGGGTTCCTGGGTCATGGCGTCAGCTGTCCCTGCTGTCCTGGTCGTCGCGGGCGGGCCCGCGCTTCTCGATGTGCTGCCTGAAGAACTCGTCGAGCAGCCCGGGCACACCGCCGTGACGCCGGTGGATCGCCACGGCCTGGTCCCGGAGGTAGGCCAGCCCGAGTTCCTCGATCCACTCCTGAACGGCCGTCACGTCGAACGGCGGCAGTACCAGCGTGTGCACGGCATCGGCGGTGAAAGCCCTTGGCAGCCTGGGCAGTTGTCGGCCGGCCACGAACACGCTGACCTGCCTCCGGGAGAGCAGAGCGGGCAGCAGCGACCGGCCGAGCCAGTTGCGCATCGGCTGGGCGCAGACGTCGAAGCTGTCGAGACAGATCACCGGTCGGCGCGCGCCCTCGATCAGGTTGTCGAGCAAGGCGTCGCTCAGCGAAGCGGTCTCCCTCGCGCGGTCCTTGCTCTCGGAGAGCAGCTGGATGGTGGTGTGCCGTGCCCATACGTTGCGGAAGTCGGCCTGAGTCGACCTGGACTGCTCCGCGAACCGGTCCCGTGCGGTCCGGTAGCTCGGCGCTTCGACGCCCTGCCACTGGGCCAGCGTGGCCAGTAGCTCCAGGACGCCCTCCTCCTCAGGGATGTCCGCCAGGTCGACGTAGTACGCGCTGTCCGCCCGGTGCCGCTGGTAGATCTCGAACAGCAGGGACGACTTCCCGATGTACTCCGGCCCCTCGAAGAACATCGCCTGGCGTTCGCGGTCCGCCCGGGGGTCCCGCTCGGTGACGCTCCGCGCACTCCGAAGCTGCTCGGCACGGTCGATGTGCCGATGTTCGTCTCGCTCCACCGGATGGTCCTAGCGGCCGTCCTCACCGGCTGTCCGCGCGGGCGGGGGCGGATCGGTGGGGCGGGGCAACGGGGAGCCGTCGTCCGGCAGGATCTCGATGACGCTCTCGTCCAAACGGGTCCTCTTGAACGACGTCCTCGCCGACTTCACCATCCGTATGGAGGACTTCTTGGTCCTGAGGCCGTCGGTCTGCATCGTCTGCCCCTTCAGGGGCTTGGACTCCTCGTGGCCCTCGACACCGGCCGTCACGCCCATGCCTCGCACGCTGGCGCTCTTCAGCGTGCCGCGCCGCAGGCCGAAGACGACCAGACCCAGTACGACGACCACGATGATGCCGATGACCACCAGTTCGGTGTTGGTGAAACCGCCCATGGAAACCTTGCCTCCCCCGCCGTCACTCTCCTGACGGACCATGAGTAACGTGCCACAACGGGGCATGTGCGTGCAGGAGTTACGGGAATCTTCCCGCGACCCGGCGGTTCTATGCCGACACTTTGGCGAGTTCCGGGACAGGCTGGGCGCCGAGCGCCCGGTTGTAGCGGTGGAGCAGCAGCTCGGCCATCGCGGGCGGAGGCGATCCACGATCGCCTGCGCTCTGCTCGTGCTCGCCATGGTCGATGCACTTTTCTCTGAGCCTGTAGGAGATCTTCCGCCGCGGCGTCCAGCTCGCCCGCGCCTCCACAGCCATGCCCTGGTGGGCGCCCCGCCGGGCGAAGTCGGTGCAGATCCGGCTGCGCGCTGACGGCTCCAGCCCGCTGCGCTACCGCACAGAAGGCCCGGCCGACGCCCAGCGGCTGCTGATCCATCACCCCGTTCGGACCGGACGTCACCGTCAGCCGGGCCAGGCCGATCGTCGACGAGCCAGCTAAGCACACCGTACGGGCCGAGTTCATCCTGCGTGGCAAGCCCACCGCGCCCTTGCGCGAGGTGCCCCTCACTCCCGACCCGCTGCAGCCGCTCGTCGATGCCGTGGCCGAACTGCGCGCCGAGCTCGGCGAACCTGGCCGAGATACGGCTCGACATCCAGCGCGCCCCCAAGTGGGCGCTGCGGGCGCGCCGCCTGCAGCTGATGGGTAACCGCGCGCCGGCCCGAGCGCCGGGAGGCCCAGCGGGCCGCGCGCTGGCTGCGGCAGGACGCCAGCGGCATCGAGGACTCCCTGGGCTGGCAGCTGCAGCAGCTCCTCAGCGACAAGCCTGCCACGGGGGGCGGACGGCGGCTGGTCATGCCACCGTGCCCCGCCGGGTCGAGCCGGCCGAGGCACTGGGCAAGCTCGCCGACGACGACCACCTGGTCCGGGTCCAGTTGCTCGTGACGTGCGCCTCGAACACCGAGGGCCGCGCCAGGCCCGGCTCGCCCAACTCCAGGCGTTTCGAGCGCCGCTGGAACCTGCGGCATTGCCAGCCGCCCCGCACAACTGGGTCCGGCTGGAAGAGCTGACCGGCCTGCTCAAGCCGCCCACCACCAACTGCCGTCTGCCGGTGCTCGCCGGTGCCCCTCTCCCGCGCGCGGAGGTGTCCCGTTTTATCGTGCACGCTGCTACCGCACCGACCGTCCTCTCCGCGCGAGCAGAGGTGTTCCGCGGCGGATCGTGACCGCGACCGCGATCCGGCGGTCCTCTCCGCGCGAGCGGACGCCCTCTCCGTGTGAGCGGATCCGGCCGGGTGGAGACGCGCAGAGCCATCCCAGCCAAGCCGGGCCGGAACAGACGGGCAGTCGGCGCCACTTCAGCCGGAGGAATTGCCGCACACGCGCCCCGGTAAGGCCAGTTCGGCGGGGCCAGTTCAGAGTGTTCAAGACAGGCCGGGAAACCAAACCGTTCGCACGCCGTCGTCAGACGGTGTGCGGTTCCTGCGTGCGATACGCCGTCACCAGGAGCGTGTCGGCGGCGCGCGGCCCCGGTCCGCCGGGCAGAACCTCGGTAGTGATCCGGGTGAACCCGGCCTCGTCGAGGAGCTTGGTCCACACGTGTTCCCGGAGCACCCAGCGGCGTATGACGGCCGCCGTGCCGTCCGGTGTCTTCCCGCCGATCTCGGTGTGCTGCACGTACGGGTGGGCGGGCGTGCCGCCGAGGTGATGGGCGAGGGTGGAAAAAACCAGCCGTCCACCCGGGCGTAGCGCGCTCGCCGCTGCGGGCAGCAACTCGCGCGGCTCGGTGAAGTCGACGGCGCCGAAGACGCTGTAGAGCACGTCGTAGGTGTCGGTGCTGGCCCTGAGGTGGGCGGGCACGTCACAAAGGGCCAGTCGCAGCCGCGGGGCGAGATGGCCGTACAGGTCGCAGGCCATGGCGTGCTGAGCGGGCGAGGCATCGACGGCGACGATGCCGGCGGGGTGGTGGTGGACAGCCAGGTGGGACGCCTGCCGGGCCGCCCCAGCTCCGAGATCGCCTACACACCGGCCGTCGAGGTCGCCGAGGAGTTCCGCTCCGGGGCCGCTGTCCTGGCCCCAGCTCCAGTGGAATTCGCCGGGCACGGCACGGTCGGTGGTGTGCCGGATGCGGCCGTAGTGGTGCCAGAGGTCTGCGGTGCGAGTCACCCGGCCCATCCTGGCGGGCACCGTCGATCGCGGAGCAGGTTCAGTCGAATCCCACCCGGAATGATCATGCATGCCCCCAGTGGATGCTCTGGGATTGCGCGGTAACCCGGACTGCGGCCTTTTGAACCGTCGGAGTTCCGGCGGCATGCCAGCGGCCCAGATGGTCCTCGATGGCGTCCCAGGGGGGTTGAGGACCGCCCTGCCGGACGATCCAGCGACCATTCTCTTCGTAGAGCGCGGCCCACGATCCGGTCATGGCATCGATCAGGACGTCCTCGTCTTGCTCGCCCTGCCGCAGTTGCATGTGCTGTGCCTGGGGCGCGGCGAACTGTGCGACAAAGCGGCTGGTCCAGTCGGTGAGGACGTCGGCCCCAATGAGGGCTTCGCGTTCGTTGCCGGCACTGAGGTCGGGGAGCAGCCCGATGGGCGGCGGCAGGTGGGGGCGGGCGAGCATGAAGCTGACCTGTCCGCTCAGTACTGGCCCAGATGCAGTGCCGTCTTCGTGGACGGTTAGGCGGACCAGTTCGGATGCGTTGAGCCAGCCGCCGATGGTCGTCAGGATGTGCCCGCCGGGCTGGGTCTGTTCGAGCCAAGTCGCGGGCACGGTGTGTACAGCGCAGGTGGCGATGATCCGGTCGTAGGGTGCGCCGTGCTCGTGGCCAGCAAGACCGTCGCCAGTCAGCAGAGTGGGAAAGGTGCCGAGTCGGCTGAGAGCGTCTCGAGCTTGCTGGGCGACCCCCTCGTCGTATTCGATCGAGCTGACGTGGTCATCGCCCAGGCGCGCGCAGAGCACGGCGGTGGAGTAGCCGGTTCCGGTCCCGATCTCCAGCACGTTCATGTCCGGCTCTACGAGGAGGTCCTCCAGCATGCGCAGTACCAGCGAGGGGAGCGTGCTGGAGCTGGTGGGTTCGCGCATGATCTCGCCGTGGATATTGGCTGGTCTGATCGTGCCAGCGATCTGTGTGACCAAAGATTCGTCGGCGTAACAGGCGGAGAGCCAGCCATCCTGATCCTGAAGTACCGGGGCCCAGGCGGTGGGCGACGTGTGGGGCACTGCGCGGAAGAAGCCAGTGCGCAGGAACTCGTGCCTGGGCACGGCCTCAGCGGCCTTCTTCCACGGGTCCGTGCGCAGAGATCCGACGGCCGTCACGGCGTCGATGAGCCGCCGCAGGAGTGGTTCGTAGTCGCTCACGATTTCCTTTCCAGTAGATCGGTCAGGGCTGCGCACATGGGCAGTCCGGTCTCGTTCTGTAGCCAGTACCACTGGCCGGAGGGGTTGCATTCCAGGAACCACCATTGGCCTTCGGCGTCGAGAGCGAAGTCGAATGCGCCGAAGAGCAGTCCGAAGTGGTCGAGGTAGTCGTGAAGTGCGATCTCGATCTGCTCGGGGGCGGATACGGGGGTGTAGGTCAGGTGGCTGTAGTCGGTGCGCCAGTCCAACAGATCCGAGTCGATCCGGACGCTGAAGGTGTGAGGTCCGATCGCTGTCACGCGGACGTCCGCTGTCTTTGGTACGCGCTGTTGGAAAAGGTGGGCGGTGCCAGACACCCGGTCGTCGATGTCTCCGGCAGCCGCCTCGGCAATCTCGACCGTGCAGGAGACGTCGTCGACGTGATAGGCGGGATTGTGCAAGGGCTTGTAGATCACCGGTCCGTGGCGCTCGATGAAGGTCCTGGCAGCCTCAGGTTGGGAGGTGACGAGAGTAGGCGGAACCTGGAGGCCGACCTGCACCGCAGCGGCGAGGCCGGCCGGTTTGAATTCAGCGTCGCCAATGCGGTGAGGGTGGTTCACATACAGGCAGTCAGGGAGCGAGGCGATCACACCGCCGAGGCCGTATCGGGCTTGTGTGATAGCGAACCGCGCATCCTGATCTTCGAGGTGAGGGAAGGCGAAGCCGGTTGGGCGACGGTAGTAGAGCGCGCGGACGTGGGCCAGCTCGGCACTGCGCGTCGGGGTGCTGATGCGTCCCTGGATGCCGTTTTGAGTGATCTCTGCCTCCACCGACAGCGATGCGGGGAAGTCTCCCGAGTCGAACCGCATGACTGGGACATCCCGGTCGTGGAGCTCGTTGATCACCACGTCGGCTGTGGGGTCATAAAGGCTGGTGACGACCAGCACTGGACGCTGATCGCTCATTGGTCGTTGTCGCTGCCTGTGTCGCTGTCTTGAGTGGAGCCGTTGCCGTCGGGGCTGGTTCCCGTGGCCGGACTGGTGCCAGTGCTGGTGCCGTGGCCGGGCATCTCCATCGCCCGGCCTGAGCCGTCGAAGAATATGGCGGTCTGGGTGACCGGGTTCAGCTCTGCCTGTGCGTATTCGGGAGCCGATGTCGGGTACGGCGCCATGCGGCTGATGCCCCACGGCTTGGGGGTGTTGATGCCCTGCGGGATGGCTACGCTTGTGGGCAGACGGTCTGAATGCACAAACATCGCGTCTCCTATGTGTGTGGCACGGGCACGTAAAGGTCTCGATGCTAGAGGTGGAGGCGGCTCCGCACGGTACGCAGTGCCAGACAGGTGAGCGGGCCGCGCTGCCGGAGCGTTGGGAGGGGCCTGCCCCTGTGTTATGTCTGGCGGATGAACTGGCCTTTTGTTGGTGGCCCGACGTTCGGACCATCGCCTCGCGCTGCTCGCAGCATCTGCTACGGCCGCACCTCCTAGATCCCTGATTAGGCGTCATGTCACTTACCACCCAAGCACCTGTACCCCGGTGGATTCGACGCCAGAGCAATGCAAGAACGATGTAAGTCGGTCCAGGCAAGTGAGCGTTAGCCTAGGCCGGGCATGAAATGAGAAGGAGCGCGGTACCGTTGCCGCACCCTTCCGCTTCGCGGACTCCGGAGCCCGGCATGACCGAACCTCGCAGAGCGCTCCCCAATACCGTGCTGCGTCAGGTGCGCGAGCTGGACTTCCAGATGAGCCGAATGGAGTTCGCCTCGGCGGTCCGCAAGGCTGGCGAGGAGCTGGGCGAGCACGTCGGGTGCCAGACCCGATTAGTGGCAGCCTGGGAAGACGGGGAGGTCGACTGTCCTCGCGCCGTCTACCGGCGGATCCTTACCCAGATGACCGGCCGCAGCATGGCACAACTGGGTTTTCGTACCAGCCCGGCGCCCTCTGCAGCCACGGTGGATACCGTGACCGTGCCACGGGAGGAGAGTGATCCGGTGGAGCGGCGTGACTTCCTGCTCGACGGCGCGGGCGTCGCCCTCGGGCTACCGTTCGGCGCTGACGACACGTATCCGGGAAAGATCGGCGCCACCCACGTACGCGCCGTTACCCGGGCCGTGTCCATGCTGTACGAGCAGGACCACGACCACGGTTCGGCGATGCTGCGGCAGGCCGCCTCACGGGCCCTGCACACCGCTTACCAGTGGTTACAGACCGGAACGTACACGGGGAAGACCGAGCGGAAACTCCGCTCGGCGGTCGGCGCTCTGTCGATCGCCGCCGGATGGTTGTCGTACGACTCCGGCCGCCCGGGTGATGCTCACTCGCTATACGGCGAGGCACTCGCGGCCGCGCGGATCGCCGATGACCCGGAACTGGAGAGCCATGCATTCGGCTGCCTGAGCCTGCTGGCCAAGGCCCAGGGACGGCCGCGTGAGGCGGTCGCCGCCGCGCAGGGTGCGCAGACTGTCGCCCGCCACATCGGTTCCGCCCGGCTGTTGTCCCTGTTCCACATGCGTGAGGCCGGAGGCTGGGCACTCGCTGGTGACGCCAGCGCGACGGATCGGGCGATCGTGAAGTCCCATCGTCTGTATGCCCAGGGGCCCAGCGATGCAGACCCGGCATGGCTGGGCTTCTTCGCACCCGGCGAACTCGCCGGGTTGGAGTCCCTGGCCCGGGCTGATCTCGGACAGCACGAACGCGCCGCGGCCGGGGCCGAGCAGGCAGTCATGCTACACGGGGGGACATTTGCGAGGAATTCTGCTCTGTACACCGCCGACGTAGCCATCCAACATGCCGTGAGGGGCAGGCCCGAGCCGGAGGCCGCCGCCGAGGCCGCAGGCAAGGTCTTGGAATTTCTCCCCGAAGTGCGCTCCGACCGGCTATTGCAAGCGCTTCACAATGTTGCGGGTGCACTCCAGCGGCACAACCGCGTCCCTGCGGTCGCAGACTGGGTCGAGGAGTACCGCACCATCACCGCCACCGCAGGAGGACGGGCGTGAGCACCCCCAGCACCCACACAGACGTCGTGATCCGCACGTACGGACCCGGCCAGGTCGCACCGCTGATCGACACGGTCGCCGACCTCTGGGCCGACGCCCACCCCGAGATCGTGGACACCCCTGGCGCCGCCACTGACGGCCTGTCCGTACCCGCGCTGCGCCGTCAGGTCCTCGGACATGTCCACCACCACAGGGAGGGATTCACACTGGTCGCGGCGTACGCGCACGGCGCCATGGTCGGCTTCGGGTACGCCTTTCCCTGCACGCCGGAGTACTGGTTCGGCAGCGAACTGCTGCCCCAGATCCCTGAACCTGTCCGCGCCGGTCGTCTGATGGGGCTGTGCGAGCTTGCGGTCACCGCAGCCTGGCAGGGCCGGGGCATCGGTACCCGTCTACACGCCGCACTCGTCACATCGATCAACCCGGAGTGGTCCTCTCTGCTGGTACGTCCCGACAACGCCAGTGGGCGCTCGCTGTACGACAGGCTCGGCTACCGGTACGCCGGCCCGTACCGCAACGAAGCCGACGGGCCGGTCTATGACCTTCTGCTCCTCCGGGTTGAATCTGCTGAGGGTTTGCCGGAACCAAGGCGCTGATGTGGCTTGGGAGTTGCCCGGGGCAAGGGGTAGAAGAGCGGACTCCTTCTGCAGCGTGTTGCCAAGCACAGACAGCGCGGGTCCCAGCCCAGGGTCCCTTGCATGATCGAGATTTGTCCGGATTCATACGGTGAGGCCGAGGGCGGTCAGGGATCTGCGGCAGTCGCGGGTGGTGTAGCGGAGGGCGGCGGCGATGTTGGTGCGACCGTCCTGACGGTGGACGCTGATGGCAAGGTTGCGCAGGCCAGCCATGATGCGTGGGAGGCGACCGACGTGGATAGTGGAGTCGTCCTCGTGGAAGGTGCGGTTGCGGACGTGGTGCAGGAGATTTTCAATCTTCCAGTGCCCTCTGATCCAGGCCGCGAGCTGGGGGCCGGTCGCCGTGTCGGGCGGCAGGCTAGTGATCAACATGCACGGCCAGACCGAGACCACCGGAATCGTCAGCATCCGCGGGTCGACGCCATCCCCGCATCTGGCAGCGTCCCGATCGGCCAGCCCCTGCACGGCACAGGACTGCCGCTTCTCGATGACCGCCTCACCCCTGTGCCCGATGGCGAGGTCGGGGAAATCGTCGTTGCCGGCCCCGCCATGGCCCGCGGCTGCTTGCCCGGCATCAGGCGGACGGTGCGTCGGTGCCGGCCGGGGGGCCTGGGTGAAACGGTGTCGGGGCGCGGTCGATCAGTCGCGGAGGCGTTTTTCGACGGCTTCCACGAGGGCGTCGATTACGCCGTCGGGTGAGGGGCTGTAGTGGGGGACGGCCCAGCGGGTGATCTTTGCGTCGATGACGGTGGGCCGGCCGGAGGCGAGGGCCGTGCGGAAGGCCTCCTCGAACTCGTCGAGTGTCTCCACGCGGTAGCCGTCGGCGCCGCACGCGTGCGCGTACGCCGCGAAGTCCGGGTTCTGGAACTCGACCAGGGCGCTCTCCCGGTAGGTGGCGAGCTGGAAGAGTTTGATCAGCTTGAACTCCTCGTCGTCGAAGATGACCCAGATGACGGGGATGTCGTTCTCGACGGCGGTCATGAGCTCGAACCCGGCCAGGGAGTAGCAGCCGTCGCCGCAGCCGACGACGACGGTCCGTTCCGGGTGCGCGATCTTCAGGCCGATGGCGCCGTTGACGTGCCCGGCCATCGGCCCGAAGGAGCCGGCCTTGCGGAAGTTCTGTCCCTCCTCCAGCTCGACGTAGTAGCCGAGCCAGGCCAGATGGGCGCCCGCGTCCGCGAGGAGGACGGCGTGCGGCGGCAGCATCCGGCCGATCGACTGCGCGAGCTGACCGGGGTGGATCTTCCCGGTGAGGTGGGTGATGTGCCGGGCCTCGTAGTCCCGGCTTTTGACGTCGGCCGCCGGCACATCGCCGGGCATCTTCTTCTCCAGTGCGTCGACGAGGGCCTCCACCGCCGGGCGGGCGTCGCTCAGCAACGCGTGGTCGGGCGGGTACGCCTTGTGGAACTCCGTCTCGGAGATGTTCACGTGGATGAGGAGCTTGTCCTTGAACAGGTCCTCGCGGTAGTTGAACGTCGCGTGCTGGTTGAGGGAGTTCCCGATGCACAGCACGATGTCGGCCTCGCGGAAGGCCTTCCAGGCACTGGAGTGGCCGCTGTCCGCGAAGACGCCCACGGCGAGTGGATGTGCCTCGGACACGATGCCCTTGCCGTCCAGCGTGGTGAGCAAGGGGATCTGGAACCGCTCGATCAATCGCTTGACCTGCGGTCCCGCCCCGCTGCGGATCGCGCCGAAGCCGGCAAGGGCCACGATCCGTTTCCGCTGGGCCAGGGCGTCGGCCAGCACCGACGTGATCTCGTCCACGCGCGCCGGGTCGGGCAGGACCGGGGCGACGTCGAGCCGGATCGGCCGGAAGTTCGTGACCTCGACACCAGGGTGGGTGAGGTCCTCGGGGACGTGGATGTGCACGGGTCCGGGCCGGCCCTCGAAGGCGATGTTGACCGCTTCCTCGAGGACGTCGCAGGTGTCGTTGGCGTCGGTGAGCAGGAAGGACTTCTTGGTGGTGGCCGCGAACATCGCCCGGGAGTCGGGCGTGCGGTTCAGGCCCGACGTTTCGTTGAGCGACCCCCGTCCCTGCCACTCCCGTGACGCGTACCCGGAGACGGCGAGGACGGTGTAGGAGTCGGACATCGCCACCGCCAGCCCGGAGAACAGGTTGAACGCGCCGGGCCCGGCGGTCGCGAAGCAGAAGCCCAGCCGGTTGGTGTACATGGCGTAGCCGCAGGCCATGAAGGACGCTGCCTGTTCGTGCCGGGCGATGATCGGCCGGATCTGCCGGGAATGTTTCAGCGCCAGCATCAGACCGGCGGCGTTCTCCCCCGCGCCGCCGAACGCCGCCCGCACGCCGACGCCTTCCAGCCCCTTGACGATGGCCTCATAGACTCTCATCGGTTTCTCCCTCATTGCGCGGCCCGTCCGCCCTGGTGGAGCCGGTCCTCGAGCGCCTCCCACATGCCGGGGACGACGCCTTCCGGTGATGTGCTGTAGTGGGGCAGCGCCCATCGGGTGATCTTGACGTCGATCACTGTCGGTCTGTTCGAGGTGAGGGCGGCCCGGAACGCGGCCTCGAACTCGTCGAGCGTCTCCACGTGGTAGCCGTCGGCACCGCAGGCCTTCGCGTACATCGCGAAGTCGGGGTTCTGGAATTCCACCAGTCCCGATTCGCCGTAGGTGGCGATCTGGTAGAGCTTGACCAGCTTGTACTCGTCGTCGTTGAAGATGACCCAGATGACGGGGATGTCGTTCTCGACGGCGGTCATCAGCTCGAAGCCGGCCATCGAGTAGCAGCCGTCACCGCACCCGACGACGACCGTCCGGTGGGGCTGGGCGAGCTTCACCCCGATCGCGCCGTTCACGTGCGCGGACATCGGCCCGAAGGTGCCCGTCTTGCGGAAGTTCTGGCCCTGCTCCAGGTCGACGTAGTAGCCGAGCCAGGCGAGGTGGGCACCGGCGTCGGCGAGGAGCACGGCGTCCTCCGGCAGCATGCGGCCGATCGCCTGCGCCAGCCGCCCCGGATGGATCGCCCCGGGAAGGTGGGGGACATGCCGGGTCTCGTGGTCCCGGCCGAGCACCTGCACGGGTCCGGCCGGAGCGGACTTCCGCTCCAGTGCCGCGCCGAGCGCCTCGACCGCGAGACGCGCGTCGGAGACGAGGGCGTGAGCGGGCCGGTAGTGCTTGCCCATCTCGCCGGCGTCGATGTTGACCTGGATGAGCGTCTTGCCGTCGAACAGGCCCTCGCGCAGGCCGAACGTCGCGTGTTGGTTGAGCGAGTTGCCGATGGCCAGGACCACGTCGGCCTCACGGAACGCCTGCCAGGCACTGGCGTGGCCGCTCTCCGAGAACACTCCGGCGGCGAGCGGGTGGGTCTCGGGGATCACGCCCTTGCCGTCCAGGGTGGTGACGACGGGGATCTGGAAGCGCTCGACGAAGCGCTGCACCGCCGCCTCGGCGTAACTGCGGATCGTGCCGAAGCCGGCCAGGAGGACGATCCGGCGCCCCTCCCGCAGGGCGTCGGCCAGCACTCCGGCGATGGTCTGGACCTGCTCCAGGTCGGGCCGCACGGGCGCCACGTCCAGCCTGACGTCGTGGTAGTTGTCCACGGTCGTGCCGCGGTGGGTGAGGTTCTGCGGGACGTGGATGTGCACCGGGCCGGGCCGGCCCTCGAAGGCGGTGTTCACGGCCTCCTCGAGGACGTCGCACGTGTCGGCGATGTCCGTGAGCAGGAAGGACTTCTTGGTCGTCGCGGCGAACATCGCCTGCGAGTCGGGGGTGCGGCCCCGCCCCGACGTGTCGTTCACCGCGCCGTGGCCGCGCCAGTCGAGGGAGACGAAACCGGTGAGGGCCAGCACCGGGTAGGAGTCGGACAGGGCGACGGCGAGGCCGGAGAAGAGGTTGAACGCGCCGGGACCGACGGTGGCGAAGCAGACCCCGAGCCGGCCCGTATACATGGCGTAGCCGCACGCCATGAACGAGGCGGCCTGCTCGTGCCGGGTCATGATCGGCCGGATCTTCCGCGACTTCTCCAGTGCCAGGGCCAGACTGGCGATGTTCTCGCCGTTGCCGCCGAACGCGGTGTCGACACCCGCGCTCTCCAGCCCCCTGACCATGGCTTCGTACACCTGCATGGCGCTCCTTCGGTGCGTGCTTCCGGGGCCCATGGTGGGTCGGCTACTCCTTCCAGCGCGCGGCGTGGGCGCGGTGGGCGTCGGTCAGGCCGTTCCGGAAGAACCGCTCGTAGTACTCGGTTTCGACGTGGTGCGTCTGCAGCCAGATGCCGGGCACGTGGATGGCGTCGGTGTGGGCCGGGAAGCGTCCGTGGGTGGCGTGGATGTACACGCAGACGTCGCGTGCGCAGTCGATCACCCGCTGGTCGTACTCGCCCGCCTCTTCGAGGTAGCGGGGCGCGTACCCGTCCTTGTAGATGCGGCTGAAGACGTCCTTGTCCTCGTAGATGCCGCCCTTGCCGAACTTGCTCTGCACCACCGCGTCCACGGCGGCTTCCATCGAGGGGTAGTTGGGCGGGCAGGCGCCTTTGATGAGGTGTTCGCCGGCGGCCCGCAGTCCCACCGGGTGGGCGCGCAGGGTCGCGTACTTCGGCAGCGGCACCTGCCAGCGCAGGAGGTCGGCGGGTTTGAAGCGCGGGGTGACGAAGTCGAAGCCGAGCATGCGGCCGTAGGTGCGGGAGAACTTCGGGTCGCCCAGCATGAGCTGGGGGTTGATCGAGGCGTGGATCCAGGCGCCGAGTCCCATGGCGTCGGCGACCAGCATCATGTTCTGCAGCAGCAGGTCGGCTTCCACCTGGGTGCGCATCGGCCCCAGGGCGCCGAGCGGCAGCTTGAGGTCGGGGTTGAGGAAGCCGTTGCGCACCCACTTGCGCACCCCGGCCGGGCGGTAGAGGTTGCGGTCGTCGACGAAGGTGGGCCGGGCTCCGTCGGGCTGGGTCAGCAGGTACATCAGCGCGTTGATGTACTGGTGGGAGAGGTCGACGACCGGCAGGAAGACCGTGGTGCCCGGGAGGTTGGACAGGAAGCGGTTGGAGTCGAGGTAGGCGGGGAAGTCGCGCATGCCCTCGGCCACGTCCAGGCGGCGGTCCAGCACCTTCACCTTCGCCCGGCCGGCCCGTTCGAGCAGTGTGTCGGGGTCGAATCCCGCCCCGGGCGACGGGGGCAGCTTCCTCAGGTAGTACGTCCCGCTGTCGTTGATCATGAAGAAGTGGGTGCCCTGGGCGTTGTCGGGGCTGCCCGCCGTACGCCCCACCATGTTCAGGTTCGGCTTGGCCATGATGGGCTTGTGGTCGCGCGGGTCCTCGAAAGGCCGGTCGGGCATGCTGAGGCCGGAGCAGCCGGTGAGGGCGATGAGCACGGCCTCCTCCAGCTCGCCCAGGGGCTG is from Streptomyces rishiriensis and encodes:
- the tgmB gene encoding ATP-grasp ribosomal peptide maturase, which codes for MSDQRPVLVVTSLYDPTADVVINELHDRDVPVMRFDSGDFPASLSVEAEITQNGIQGRISTPTRSAELAHVRALYYRRPTGFAFPHLEDQDARFAITQARYGLGGVIASLPDCLYVNHPHRIGDAEFKPAGLAAAVQVGLQVPPTLVTSQPEAARTFIERHGPVIYKPLHNPAYHVDDVSCTVEIAEAAAGDIDDRVSGTAHLFQQRVPKTADVRVTAIGPHTFSVRIDSDLLDWRTDYSHLTYTPVSAPEQIEIALHDYLDHFGLLFGAFDFALDAEGQWWFLECNPSGQWYWLQNETGLPMCAALTDLLERKS
- the tgmC gene encoding ATP-grasp peptide maturase system methyltransferase produces the protein MSDYEPLLRRLIDAVTAVGSLRTDPWKKAAEAVPRHEFLRTGFFRAVPHTSPTAWAPVLQDQDGWLSACYADESLVTQIAGTIRPANIHGEIMREPTSSSTLPSLVLRMLEDLLVEPDMNVLEIGTGTGYSTAVLCARLGDDHVSSIEYDEGVAQQARDALSRLGTFPTLLTGDGLAGHEHGAPYDRIIATCAVHTVPATWLEQTQPGGHILTTIGGWLNASELVRLTVHEDGTASGPVLSGQVSFMLARPHLPPPIGLLPDLSAGNEREALIGADVLTDWTSRFVAQFAAPQAQHMQLRQGEQDEDVLIDAMTGSWAALYEENGRWIVRQGGPQPPWDAIEDHLGRWHAAGTPTVQKAAVRVTAQSQSIHWGHA
- a CDS encoding thiamine pyrophosphate-binding protein, with translation MRVYEAIVKGLEGVGVRAAFGGAGENAAGLMLALKHSRQIRPIIARHEQAASFMACGYAMYTNRLGFCFATAGPGAFNLFSGLAVAMSDSYTVLAVSGYASREWQGRGSLNETSGLNRTPDSRAMFAATTKKSFLLTDANDTCDVLEEAVNIAFEGRPGPVHIHVPEDLTHPGVEVTNFRPIRLDVAPVLPDPARVDEITSVLADALAQRKRIVALAGFGAIRSGAGPQVKRLIERFQIPLLTTLDGKGIVSEAHPLAVGVFADSGHSSAWKAFREADIVLCIGNSLNQHATFNYREDLFKDKLLIHVNISETEFHKAYPPDHALLSDARPAVEALVDALEKKMPGDVPAADVKSRDYEARHITHLTGKIHPGQLAQSIGRMLPPHAVLLADAGAHLAWLGYYVELEEGQNFRKAGSFGPMAGHVNGAIGLKIAHPERTVVVGCGDGCYSLAGFELMTAVENDIPVIWVIFDDEEFKLIKLFQLATYRESALVEFQNPDFAAYAHACGADGYRVETLDEFEEAFRTALASGRPTVIDAKITRWAVPHYSPSPDGVIDALVEAVEKRLRD
- a CDS encoding class I SAM-dependent methyltransferase — protein: MGRVTRTADLWHHYGRIRHTTDRAVPGEFHWSWGQDSGPGAELLGDLDGRCVGDLGAGAARQASHLAVHHHPAGIVAVDASPAQHAMACDLYGHLAPRLRLALCDVPAHLRASTDTYDVLYSVFGAVDFTEPRELLPAAASALRPGGRLVFSTLAHHLGGTPAHPYVQHTEIGGKTPDGTAAVIRRWVLREHVWTKLLDEAGFTRITTEVLPGGPGPRAADTLLVTAYRTQEPHTV
- a CDS encoding GNAT family N-acetyltransferase — translated: MSTPSTHTDVVIRTYGPGQVAPLIDTVADLWADAHPEIVDTPGAATDGLSVPALRRQVLGHVHHHREGFTLVAAYAHGAMVGFGYAFPCTPEYWFGSELLPQIPEPVRAGRLMGLCELAVTAAWQGRGIGTRLHAALVTSINPEWSSLLVRPDNASGRSLYDRLGYRYAGPYRNEADGPVYDLLLLRVESAEGLPEPRR
- the tgmA gene encoding putative ATP-grasp-modified RiPP — protein: MFVHSDRLPTSVAIPQGINTPKPWGISRMAPYPTSAPEYAQAELNPVTQTAIFFDGSGRAMEMPGHGTSTGTSPATGTSPDGNGSTQDSDTGSDNDQ